A region from the Gemmatimonadota bacterium genome encodes:
- a CDS encoding homoserine kinase has protein sequence MPLMEIAACHVPGSIGNFGPGLDILGAAISGGGDSVTATWLEGDGVRVLDPGHPALPTDPTLHASAIAASAVLRLAIAGGLRLPRRAIGLSVRKGLPLAGGQGGSAASAVAGAVATNALLGSPCDRDSLIRAALEAESRVAGAHLDNIAPSLLGGICLVRAVDPVDIVRLPVPTRLRLVIAHPAQELRTADARAVLPAQVDRALLVRQMANVAALVAALYADDLPLLGRALDDQVAEPARSPLIPGFEGAKAAAMAAGALGASISGAGPTMFAACDSDVGAQRVSHAVRAAYESAGIDVNVRVARVDPHGARVDQNPPGAG, from the coding sequence ATGCCGCTCATGGAAATCGCCGCGTGCCACGTCCCTGGTTCCATTGGCAACTTCGGACCCGGGCTCGACATTCTCGGGGCCGCGATCAGTGGTGGGGGCGACAGTGTCACGGCGACATGGCTCGAGGGCGATGGGGTCCGGGTGCTCGATCCGGGCCACCCCGCCCTACCGACGGACCCCACGCTCCACGCGAGTGCCATCGCCGCATCCGCCGTCCTTCGCCTCGCCATCGCCGGGGGCCTGCGACTTCCGCGACGCGCGATCGGCCTCTCGGTTCGGAAGGGGTTGCCTCTGGCTGGAGGACAGGGCGGGTCCGCCGCCTCGGCCGTCGCTGGCGCGGTCGCCACCAACGCCTTGTTAGGCAGCCCGTGCGACCGGGACAGCCTTATCCGGGCGGCGCTGGAGGCCGAATCCCGAGTGGCGGGGGCGCACCTGGACAACATTGCGCCCTCCCTGCTCGGCGGCATCTGCCTCGTGCGGGCCGTTGATCCGGTCGACATCGTCCGGCTCCCGGTCCCCACCCGGTTGCGCCTCGTCATCGCACATCCGGCCCAGGAGCTTCGGACCGCGGACGCGCGCGCCGTGCTGCCGGCCCAGGTTGATCGGGCGCTCCTGGTGAGACAGATGGCCAATGTCGCCGCCCTGGTCGCCGCCCTCTACGCGGACGACCTCCCGCTCCTGGGGCGCGCGTTGGACGACCAGGTGGCCGAACCGGCGAGGAGTCCTCTCATTCCCGGTTTTGAAGGCGCGAAGGCGGCAGCCATGGCCGCCGGGGCCTTGGGAGCGAGCATTTCCGGGGCCGGGCCGACGATGTTCGCCGCGTGCGATAGCGATGTCGGGGCCCAGCGCGTTTCGCACGCCGTGCGTGCCGCGTACGAGTCGGCCGGGATTGACGTGAACGTCCGCGTTGCGCGCGTCGACCCGCATGGTGCCCGCGTCGACCAGAACCCGCCAGGCGCAGGCTAG
- a CDS encoding Ig-like domain-containing protein, giving the protein MRKIVAGLAALVALTATQTAVAQRPLNLEVGAFGQFTIQDSDLNIANGPTIGGRLALYLLKNLAAEVDGQLGKADWEDGSTTTSLTLRPWAARLVYGIPLNEKTRFLIGAGYQQNQYSGRTKTITPGFVQPNEYEDAVTGLVGIKYCMNDKWNFRVDGVGDYNPSPNFNGAAPVDGNSEGGTAVNLGLRAGFGTMIRGNCPGSPTVWSLAVAPGSSRHRVGEVEQLQVTARDGKGASFPLSKLKNYTCSSDNPNVATVDANGRVSAVSPGTATITCSGMMGGVMQSGTHQITVRRPDWRLTVNGGGTHMVGQGGSASASAVDEDNRPVTGALVWTSSNPSVATVDSNGNYRCVSAGTATLTATMTRADETRSGTVQVICNAPPPPPPPPPAARLVANLSDVHFAFNQATLTRAGRDTLDWVIGQLNSPAGSSWVVSIEGHTDPYGSDAYNDRLSTRRAQTVYNYLTRARGGVPASRVGGQRGFGEACLVLDDDHTSPSKSKAEHGRNRRVEIWNLNGTAAPTGCRPMSDYQNR; this is encoded by the coding sequence ATGCGAAAGATCGTAGCCGGCCTCGCCGCGCTGGTTGCCTTGACGGCAACCCAGACGGCCGTAGCCCAGCGGCCCCTCAACCTTGAGGTTGGCGCGTTCGGGCAGTTCACCATTCAGGATTCGGACCTCAACATCGCCAACGGCCCCACCATTGGCGGCCGCCTGGCGTTGTACCTCCTCAAGAACCTCGCGGCCGAAGTGGATGGCCAGCTTGGGAAGGCCGACTGGGAAGATGGGTCGACCACGACCTCGCTGACCCTGCGCCCCTGGGCCGCGCGCCTTGTGTACGGCATCCCGCTCAATGAGAAGACCCGTTTTCTCATCGGTGCCGGCTACCAGCAGAACCAGTACTCGGGCCGCACCAAGACCATCACCCCGGGCTTCGTCCAGCCAAACGAGTACGAAGATGCCGTCACCGGACTCGTCGGCATCAAGTATTGCATGAACGACAAGTGGAACTTCCGCGTGGACGGCGTGGGTGACTACAACCCGTCGCCGAACTTCAACGGGGCCGCGCCTGTCGATGGCAATTCCGAAGGTGGTACGGCGGTCAACCTCGGCCTGCGCGCTGGCTTCGGCACGATGATCCGCGGCAACTGCCCGGGGTCGCCGACCGTGTGGTCGCTCGCCGTTGCCCCGGGTTCGAGCCGGCACCGGGTGGGTGAGGTCGAGCAGTTGCAGGTGACCGCCCGCGATGGCAAGGGTGCTTCCTTCCCGCTGTCCAAGCTGAAGAACTACACCTGCTCGTCCGACAACCCGAACGTTGCGACGGTCGACGCGAATGGCCGCGTCTCCGCCGTGTCCCCGGGCACTGCGACGATCACCTGCTCCGGGATGATGGGCGGCGTGATGCAGTCCGGCACGCACCAGATCACCGTTCGTCGCCCGGACTGGCGGCTCACGGTCAATGGCGGTGGCACGCACATGGTCGGCCAGGGCGGCTCCGCGAGCGCCTCGGCGGTCGACGAAGACAATCGCCCGGTCACTGGTGCCCTCGTGTGGACCTCGAGCAACCCGTCGGTCGCCACGGTCGATAGCAACGGCAATTACCGCTGCGTCAGCGCCGGCACTGCCACGCTGACCGCGACCATGACCCGCGCGGATGAGACGCGTTCCGGCACCGTGCAGGTGATCTGCAACGCGCCGCCGCCACCACCGCCGCCGCCGCCAGCCGCGCGCCTCGTCGCCAACCTGTCGGACGTGCACTTCGCGTTCAACCAGGCCACGCTGACCCGCGCCGGCCGCGACACCCTCGACTGGGTCATCGGGCAGCTCAACTCGCCCGCCGGTTCGAGCTGGGTTGTGTCGATCGAAGGCCACACGGACCCGTACGGTTCGGACGCCTACAACGATCGCCTCTCCACGCGTCGCGCCCAGACCGTGTACAACTACCTCACCCGTGCCCGTGGCGGCGTCCCCGCTTCGCGCGTGGGCGGCCAGCGCGGCTTCGGTGAAGCCTGTCTGGTGCTCGATGATGACCACACCTCGCCGTCGAAGTCGAAGGCCGAGCATGGACGGAATCGTCGCGTGGAGATCTGGAACCTCAACGGTACGGCCGCCCCCACCGGCTGCCGCCCGATGTCGGACTACCAGAACCGCTAA
- a CDS encoding protein-glutamate O-methyltransferase CheR, whose translation MSVTPEVYAFLSDLLKKNSGLSLGAGKEYLIEGRLPPVATTFGLSGIDALVQRLRGAPDPKLLKAVCDAMTTGETLFFRDGGPFDAFRDRLLPEAAQRARAARRPLRLWVAATSTGQEVYSLLMLVAQAGAVMDGVRLELVATDYCTASLERARQGIYNQFEVQRGLPVQLLVKYFQPVPQGYQVIPALRDQPQFSEQNLLRPFTNLGLFDIVFIRNVLIYFDVPDKADVLGRIARQLHPGGVVVLGGTESILGITDALARLEGYPAPVYSRTGDPAVRADGKRSAA comes from the coding sequence ATGAGTGTCACGCCCGAGGTCTACGCCTTCCTGTCTGACCTGCTGAAGAAAAACAGCGGTCTTTCCCTTGGAGCGGGCAAGGAATACTTGATTGAGGGTCGTCTCCCACCGGTGGCCACCACGTTTGGGCTGTCCGGGATCGATGCCCTTGTCCAACGGCTCCGCGGTGCGCCGGATCCGAAGCTGCTGAAGGCGGTCTGCGACGCGATGACCACGGGGGAAACGCTGTTCTTTCGGGACGGCGGACCCTTTGACGCGTTCCGTGACCGGCTGCTTCCCGAGGCGGCACAGCGTGCCCGCGCCGCGCGGCGTCCCCTGCGCCTCTGGGTGGCCGCGACGTCCACCGGCCAGGAGGTGTACTCCCTCCTGATGCTCGTGGCACAAGCTGGCGCCGTGATGGATGGGGTACGGCTCGAGCTCGTGGCGACCGACTACTGCACCGCATCGCTGGAGCGCGCGCGACAGGGGATTTACAACCAGTTCGAGGTGCAACGCGGCTTGCCGGTCCAGCTGTTGGTCAAGTACTTCCAGCCGGTTCCCCAGGGATACCAGGTCATTCCGGCCCTCCGAGACCAACCGCAATTTTCCGAGCAGAACCTCCTGCGTCCCTTCACCAACCTCGGGCTGTTCGACATTGTGTTCATTCGCAATGTCCTGATCTACTTCGACGTGCCGGACAAGGCCGACGTGCTGGGCCGCATTGCGCGTCAACTCCACCCGGGCGGTGTGGTCGTCCTCGGTGGAACCGAGAGCATCCTGGGGATTACCGACGCCCTGGCACGCCTCGAAGGCTACCCGGCACCCGTCTACTCGCGCACAGGCGATCCCGCGGTGCGCGCCGATGGCAAACGCTCGGCGGCCTGA
- a CDS encoding chemotaxis response regulator protein-glutamate methylesterase yields the protein MLVDDSAVVRGAVGRMVDAAPDMRIVTTATTGRQALAALAHTPVDVILLDVEMPDMDGLTALPMLLQQQPGVQVIMQSSLTLAGASVTLQALALGATDFITKPTARGMSGLQDIEREIVSKIRAVGRRSATAGATRTPPAPVAPRPRAILGSRESASLQVIAIAASTGGPNALADVLKGLPRELTLPVLITQHMPPVFTGLLAQRLTRDCGRECVEATEQMPVRSGRVYIAPGDRHMVVATHEGAPFLRLTEDPPENHCRPAADVMLRSVAAVYGNTALAVVLTGMGEDGRRGCEIIHSRGGRVIAQDEASSVVWGMPGAVVAAGLADYVLPLGQIAGKVGNLCAVPV from the coding sequence ATGCTCGTCGATGACAGCGCCGTGGTGCGAGGTGCCGTCGGCCGCATGGTGGATGCGGCTCCCGACATGCGTATCGTCACTACCGCAACCACCGGACGACAGGCCCTGGCAGCGCTGGCCCACACCCCAGTCGATGTCATCCTGCTCGATGTCGAGATGCCCGACATGGATGGGCTGACGGCACTCCCCATGTTGTTGCAACAGCAGCCCGGCGTGCAGGTGATCATGCAAAGCTCGCTGACCCTGGCCGGGGCGAGTGTCACCCTGCAGGCGCTGGCGCTCGGCGCCACCGACTTCATCACCAAGCCGACGGCGCGCGGCATGAGCGGGCTGCAGGATATCGAGCGCGAGATCGTGTCCAAGATCCGCGCCGTCGGCCGCCGGTCCGCGACCGCAGGTGCGACGCGCACCCCGCCGGCCCCGGTCGCCCCGCGGCCGCGGGCCATCCTTGGTTCGCGTGAGAGCGCGAGTCTCCAGGTCATTGCGATCGCGGCGAGCACCGGGGGGCCGAATGCCCTGGCCGATGTGCTGAAGGGGCTGCCGCGGGAGCTCACGCTCCCCGTGCTCATCACGCAACACATGCCGCCGGTGTTCACCGGACTGTTGGCGCAGCGCCTGACGCGCGATTGCGGCCGGGAGTGCGTGGAGGCAACCGAGCAGATGCCCGTACGGTCGGGGCGCGTCTACATCGCGCCGGGGGACCGGCATATGGTTGTTGCGACTCATGAGGGGGCACCCTTCCTGCGCCTCACGGAAGACCCTCCGGAGAACCACTGCCGTCCGGCGGCCGACGTGATGCTGCGCTCGGTCGCTGCGGTGTACGGCAACACGGCGTTGGCCGTTGTCCTGACCGGGATGGGAGAGGATGGGCGCCGAGGGTGTGAGATCATTCACTCGCGTGGCGGCCGTGTGATTGCGCAGGATGAAGCGAGTTCCGTGGTGTGGGGAATGCCTGGTGCGGTCGTGGCTGCCGGGCTGGCGGACTACGTGCTCCCCCTTGGCCAGATCGCCGGCAAGGTCGGGAACCTCTGCGCCGTGCCGGTATGA
- a CDS encoding response regulator, with translation MKRILVVDDSGAIRKAIRRILEPMGYHVEEAGDGAIGLQQCEASAFDAVLCDIDMPNLDGLGFLGALRARADLAQPPVIMCTTHNTFDKIQAALGLGASEYIMKPFDAEIIGGKLAGCGVLP, from the coding sequence GTGAAACGCATCCTCGTCGTCGACGACTCCGGCGCGATCCGCAAGGCGATTCGCCGCATTTTGGAACCGATGGGCTATCACGTCGAGGAGGCGGGCGACGGTGCCATCGGACTCCAACAGTGCGAAGCATCTGCCTTCGACGCCGTCCTCTGTGACATCGACATGCCGAACCTCGACGGCCTCGGCTTTCTCGGGGCCCTGCGCGCGCGCGCCGACCTCGCGCAGCCGCCGGTCATCATGTGCACCACGCACAACACGTTTGACAAGATCCAGGCCGCACTCGGCCTGGGCGCCAGCGAATACATCATGAAGCCGTTTGATGCCGAGATCATTGGCGGCAAGCTGGCCGGGTGCGGAGTCCTGCCGTGA
- a CDS encoding MFS transporter, which produces MTPTSPRARLALATFLCLVPVTLLVPGLHELVVVAHGGTEGDAHAFMTVNMLAGMITVPLVMRALRRHPGAVQRWAMGALLVDAAAFVGMAFAPGLAALYAFRVLDGAVHLPAITLLMVASNRSTGEGRGRSLGALATAIMIGVAIGSPLGGRLVEVGVKTTYLTGAVLLVLAAVVVRLTTMPEAVMASGSRYAWRRSTLATWIPLAYGFLDRFSIGIYVSTFTLYLTNVMGMSAPQRGALVALFMVPFALLCYPAGRLADRVGWFAPLLIGNVLFGLTFGAYGLVSAAWLPYLMLASGVFSALMFAPNLVLISELASRGHGEGLFGAFQVAGSLGFLTGPIVGGLLVTYTRGADGLPAYRAIFLAVGTLAAVLSLVSWFVLRRLARALANEPRAAIPVSLPTH; this is translated from the coding sequence GTGACTCCCACCTCTCCCCGCGCGCGGTTGGCGCTCGCAACCTTCCTGTGCCTGGTACCGGTGACGCTGCTCGTCCCCGGGCTGCATGAGTTGGTCGTGGTGGCGCATGGCGGGACGGAAGGTGATGCCCACGCCTTCATGACGGTGAACATGCTGGCGGGAATGATCACCGTTCCGTTGGTGATGCGCGCTCTTCGGCGCCACCCGGGGGCGGTCCAGCGCTGGGCCATGGGAGCGCTCCTGGTGGATGCGGCGGCGTTTGTGGGGATGGCATTCGCTCCCGGCCTGGCGGCGCTGTACGCGTTCCGGGTGCTGGATGGTGCCGTGCACCTACCGGCGATCACGCTCCTGATGGTGGCGAGCAACCGGTCCACCGGCGAGGGACGCGGGCGGTCGTTAGGTGCGCTGGCCACCGCGATCATGATCGGGGTGGCGATCGGGTCGCCCCTGGGCGGGCGATTGGTGGAGGTGGGGGTAAAGACCACGTACCTCACCGGGGCGGTATTGCTGGTCCTTGCCGCCGTGGTGGTGCGTCTCACGACCATGCCAGAGGCGGTCATGGCCTCCGGGTCACGGTATGCTTGGCGGCGCAGCACCCTCGCCACCTGGATCCCGCTGGCCTATGGGTTCCTCGATCGGTTTTCCATCGGCATTTACGTGTCGACGTTTACCCTGTACCTGACCAACGTGATGGGCATGAGCGCCCCGCAACGGGGCGCCCTCGTGGCCTTGTTCATGGTGCCGTTCGCGTTGCTTTGTTACCCGGCCGGGCGGCTGGCGGATCGGGTGGGCTGGTTTGCCCCGTTGCTCATTGGCAACGTGTTGTTTGGCCTCACGTTCGGGGCGTACGGGTTGGTGAGCGCGGCCTGGTTGCCCTACCTCATGCTGGCGTCGGGGGTCTTCAGTGCGCTGATGTTTGCGCCCAACCTCGTCTTGATCTCCGAACTCGCGTCGCGCGGGCATGGGGAAGGGCTGTTCGGCGCGTTCCAGGTCGCGGGATCGCTGGGGTTCCTGACCGGCCCGATCGTGGGCGGGCTCCTCGTGACCTACACACGAGGCGCGGATGGCCTGCCGGCATACCGCGCGATCTTCCTCGCCGTGGGGACCCTCGCCGCCGTGTTGTCTTTGGTAAGCTGGTTCGTGTTGCGGCGACTCGCGCGCGCGCTCGCGAATGAGCCGCGGGCCGCGATCCCGGTGTCGCTGCCGACGCACTGA
- a CDS encoding PAS domain-containing protein, producing MTTMTRGRDDVALLRGSLAALAPRGEELTATFYRLLFERYPAVKPLFAHVDLGEQQKKLLQSIAVVVANADRPKRLAGVARALGARHVAYGAEPAHYDAVGECLIAALRAVAGPLWTRALEGAWTRAYTLVARHAIAGAQAVSPVTPRANPPMSSTATRRSRASAAPVLASFPTPVESPILRDGRLLYNALDGLGTNIFVADAQFNLVYMNKRAETTLRSMEEVVRQLYGIGVDELVGGSIDRFHPGELRQRVRSVLSDPRNLPYNRVITVGPRKLDLNVNGVVKDGALEAYIVNWEDVTERERARADAMRLQNMMDNVNINVMMADRDLTLVYVNPASIQTLRKLQQYLPVPADQILGQKIDIFHKRPEHQRQILSSDKNLPRQAKIKLGPETLDLNVVPILDGSKQYIGAMVTWSVVTDRVALADDFERDVQAVVNIVSSSSTELEASSQSMAAAAEETTRQSQVVAAASEQATRNVQTVAASAEELTASIREIASRVQEASQISQVAVRQAASTTDTMAKLGQSSQEIGQVVKVITSIAQQTNLLALNATIEAARAGEAGKGFAVVANEVKELARQTAKATEEIGTKIAGVQHDTGVAVQAIREIATVIDKINDISTTIAGAVEEQNAATSEISRNVSEAARGTSDVSYNITSVTQAASESGRTAEGIKVAAGQLSTESERLASAVAQFLQKMRAF from the coding sequence ATGACTACCATGACCCGAGGCCGCGACGACGTGGCCCTCCTCCGTGGCTCCCTCGCTGCGCTTGCGCCGCGCGGGGAGGAGTTGACCGCGACGTTCTATCGCCTCCTGTTCGAGCGATACCCGGCGGTGAAGCCACTGTTTGCGCATGTCGACCTGGGCGAGCAGCAGAAGAAGCTGCTGCAGTCGATCGCCGTGGTGGTAGCGAATGCGGACCGCCCGAAACGCCTGGCCGGGGTCGCCCGCGCCCTGGGCGCGCGCCACGTCGCCTATGGCGCAGAACCCGCGCACTACGACGCAGTGGGTGAGTGCCTCATCGCCGCGCTCCGCGCTGTTGCTGGTCCGCTGTGGACCCGTGCCCTCGAGGGCGCGTGGACCCGAGCCTACACCCTTGTTGCGCGCCACGCGATCGCGGGCGCACAGGCTGTCTCCCCAGTCACTCCTCGCGCCAACCCTCCCATGTCCAGCACCGCCACTCGCCGCTCGCGTGCATCCGCCGCCCCCGTCCTCGCCTCGTTCCCGACCCCCGTGGAGTCGCCGATCCTGCGCGATGGTCGGCTGCTCTACAACGCCCTGGATGGCCTCGGCACGAACATCTTTGTGGCCGACGCCCAGTTCAATCTGGTCTACATGAACAAGCGGGCGGAGACGACCCTGCGCTCGATGGAAGAGGTGGTGCGGCAGCTGTACGGGATCGGCGTGGATGAGCTGGTCGGTGGGTCGATCGACCGCTTCCATCCCGGCGAGCTGCGGCAGCGCGTCCGTAGTGTGCTGTCTGACCCTCGCAACCTGCCGTACAACCGGGTCATCACGGTGGGGCCCCGCAAGCTCGACCTCAACGTGAATGGGGTCGTCAAGGATGGGGCCCTCGAGGCGTACATCGTCAACTGGGAGGACGTGACGGAACGTGAGCGTGCCCGGGCGGACGCCATGCGCCTGCAGAACATGATGGACAACGTCAACATCAACGTCATGATGGCGGATCGTGACCTCACCCTGGTCTACGTCAACCCCGCGTCCATCCAGACCCTGCGCAAGTTGCAGCAGTACCTGCCGGTGCCTGCTGACCAGATCCTGGGCCAGAAGATCGACATCTTCCACAAGCGGCCGGAACACCAGCGCCAGATCCTGTCGTCGGACAAGAACCTGCCGCGCCAGGCCAAGATCAAGCTGGGGCCGGAGACGCTGGACCTCAACGTCGTCCCCATCCTGGATGGCAGCAAGCAGTACATCGGCGCGATGGTCACCTGGTCTGTGGTGACGGATCGCGTGGCCCTGGCGGACGACTTCGAGCGCGACGTGCAAGCCGTGGTGAACATCGTCTCCTCGTCCTCAACGGAACTCGAGGCGTCGTCGCAGAGCATGGCGGCCGCCGCGGAAGAGACCACCCGGCAATCGCAGGTCGTCGCGGCGGCGTCCGAGCAGGCGACGCGCAACGTGCAGACGGTGGCGGCCTCGGCCGAGGAGCTCACGGCAAGCATTCGCGAGATCGCCTCGCGAGTCCAGGAGGCGTCGCAGATCTCCCAGGTGGCGGTGCGGCAAGCCGCGTCCACGACCGACACAATGGCGAAGTTGGGTCAGTCGAGCCAGGAGATCGGCCAGGTGGTGAAAGTGATCACGTCGATCGCCCAGCAGACGAACCTGCTGGCGCTCAACGCCACGATCGAGGCCGCGCGCGCCGGGGAGGCCGGAAAGGGGTTTGCGGTTGTGGCGAACGAGGTGAAGGAACTCGCGCGCCAGACGGCCAAGGCGACGGAAGAGATTGGAACGAAGATCGCGGGGGTACAGCACGACACGGGCGTCGCGGTGCAGGCGATCCGCGAGATTGCCACTGTGATCGACAAGATCAATGACATTTCGACGACGATCGCGGGTGCCGTCGAGGAGCAGAACGCGGCAACGAGCGAGATTTCCCGCAACGTGAGTGAGGCGGCACGCGGGACGTCCGATGTGAGCTACAACATCACCTCGGTCACGCAGGCCGCGTCGGAGTCCGGGCGCACGGCCGAGGGGATCAAGGTGGCGGCGGGTCAGCTGTCAACGGAGTCCGAACGCCTGGCCAGTGCCGTTGCGCAGTTTCTCCAGAAGATGCGAGCTTTCTAG
- a CDS encoding chemotaxis protein CheW, with amino-acid sequence MTQTGIREFVTFRVDGQWLGVPVATVQEVLLAQRMAVVPLAPAEVAGFLNLRGQIVTALDLRTRLDMPGEPRLADAMNVVVRHDGELFSLLVDDVGDVLAIDAEQLEPVPLTLDAGWRAVSSGIVRRDTNLLAVLDVGALLRLDTLATT; translated from the coding sequence ATGACCCAGACGGGCATCAGAGAGTTTGTCACTTTCCGCGTGGACGGACAGTGGCTCGGCGTCCCGGTCGCCACGGTGCAGGAGGTCCTGCTCGCCCAACGCATGGCGGTGGTCCCTCTCGCCCCGGCAGAAGTCGCGGGATTCCTCAACCTGCGCGGCCAGATTGTGACGGCGCTCGACTTGCGCACCCGGCTGGACATGCCGGGCGAGCCCCGGCTGGCGGATGCGATGAACGTTGTCGTGCGCCACGACGGTGAGTTGTTCTCCCTGCTCGTTGACGACGTGGGTGACGTCCTCGCCATCGACGCGGAGCAACTCGAACCCGTCCCGCTCACCCTGGACGCCGGGTGGCGCGCGGTCAGCTCCGGCATCGTGCGTCGCGACACGAATCTGCTTGCGGTACTCGACGTTGGGGCCCTGCTGCGCCTCGATACTCTCGCTACAACCTGA
- a CDS encoding chemotaxis protein CheA, with the protein MDDLLRDFLTESNEGLNQLDRDIVDLERQPESAELINRIFRAIHTIKGTCGFLDLVRLERVAHATESVLVLVRERKLAVSRPVIDDVLAGVDAIKAVLQVIEATEHEPAGNDDEVIVRLNARVPGNAPAPAEATSAAGTIELFETGEVIAVHARAVAAAEESAAPAPATAALPEARPAGEPASESKPAVADSSLRVNVVLLDKLMNLVGELVLGRNQLIQLTAGQEGSVFEAPVQHLNRVTTDLQEAVMKTRMQPVGAAWGKLPRLVRDLAAASGKQIELVMSGAETELDRQILQAIQDPLTHMVRNSADHGIEAPDVRVANGKGRAGTIHLNAFHEGGHVILEIRDDGAGINVDRVRQKAVERGLVKADAAAALSEQQVLRFIFEPGFSTAAQVTNVSGRGVGMDVVRSNIERIGGAVELASRVGEGATVRIKIPLTLAIVSALVVTAGSQVFAIPQIGVVELVRVTEEQQGRVQEMHGTRFYRLRDTLLPLVDLSALLALNHAARTTEANIVVCQVGALRFGLVVDDVYDTQEIVVKPMGRLVKHVTVYSGCTILGDGRVIMILDPAGIAATAMPSGQSERTREGETHAAAAGAGERESVLLFDAGFAALQAVPLRQVARLEEFTSAQLEEADGRLLVQYRGALLPVIPANPAMDVRARDPRPVVVLGRDGQAMGLAVDEIRDIVEEHLKLEAVARRPGVRGVGVIGGRATEVIDTGHFLAAAGHANQEEPA; encoded by the coding sequence ATGGATGACCTCCTCCGGGATTTTCTCACCGAGAGCAACGAAGGGCTGAACCAGCTCGACCGCGACATCGTCGACCTCGAGCGACAGCCGGAGTCGGCCGAGCTGATCAATCGGATCTTCCGCGCAATCCACACGATTAAGGGAACTTGCGGCTTCCTCGACCTGGTCCGCCTCGAACGGGTGGCGCATGCCACCGAGAGCGTGCTCGTGCTGGTCCGGGAGCGTAAGCTGGCCGTGTCGCGGCCGGTTATCGATGATGTGCTCGCCGGTGTGGACGCCATCAAGGCCGTCTTGCAAGTCATCGAGGCCACGGAACATGAGCCGGCGGGAAACGATGACGAGGTGATCGTGCGACTGAACGCGCGAGTCCCCGGGAACGCACCCGCCCCAGCCGAGGCCACCTCCGCGGCCGGGACCATCGAGCTGTTCGAGACGGGCGAGGTGATCGCCGTTCATGCACGTGCGGTGGCCGCAGCCGAGGAGTCGGCCGCGCCAGCGCCTGCGACGGCCGCCCTCCCAGAGGCGCGACCAGCCGGGGAACCCGCGTCGGAGTCAAAGCCGGCAGTCGCCGATTCGTCCCTGCGCGTGAATGTCGTGCTCCTCGACAAGCTCATGAACCTGGTCGGCGAGCTCGTGCTCGGCCGCAACCAACTCATCCAGCTGACGGCGGGCCAGGAAGGCTCGGTCTTCGAGGCCCCGGTTCAGCACCTCAATCGTGTCACCACGGACCTGCAGGAAGCGGTGATGAAGACCCGCATGCAGCCGGTAGGGGCCGCCTGGGGCAAACTGCCGCGCCTGGTCCGCGACCTCGCGGCCGCTTCCGGCAAGCAGATCGAACTCGTGATGAGCGGCGCCGAAACGGAGCTCGATCGGCAGATCCTCCAGGCCATCCAGGATCCGTTGACCCACATGGTGCGGAACTCCGCGGATCACGGCATCGAGGCGCCCGACGTTCGTGTAGCCAACGGCAAGGGACGAGCCGGCACCATCCACTTGAACGCCTTTCACGAGGGTGGCCACGTCATCCTCGAGATTCGCGACGATGGGGCCGGGATCAATGTCGATCGGGTCCGCCAGAAGGCCGTCGAGCGAGGCCTGGTGAAGGCGGATGCCGCGGCGGCGCTCTCCGAGCAGCAGGTGCTGCGTTTCATCTTTGAACCAGGGTTCTCCACTGCCGCGCAGGTGACGAACGTCAGTGGGCGCGGCGTGGGGATGGATGTCGTGCGCAGCAACATCGAGCGCATCGGGGGCGCCGTCGAGCTGGCGTCGCGGGTGGGTGAGGGCGCCACGGTGCGCATCAAGATTCCGCTGACCCTCGCCATCGTCTCGGCCCTCGTGGTCACCGCCGGCTCCCAGGTGTTTGCCATCCCGCAGATCGGGGTGGTGGAGCTGGTGCGCGTGACGGAGGAGCAGCAGGGGCGCGTGCAGGAGATGCACGGGACGCGCTTCTATCGGCTGCGCGATACCCTGTTGCCACTGGTGGACCTCTCCGCCCTCCTCGCGCTCAATCATGCGGCGCGCACCACGGAGGCCAACATCGTGGTGTGCCAGGTCGGGGCCCTGCGCTTCGGCCTCGTAGTTGACGACGTCTACGACACGCAGGAAATCGTTGTCAAGCCGATGGGCCGCCTGGTGAAGCACGTGACCGTGTATTCCGGGTGCACAATCCTCGGCGACGGACGGGTCATCATGATCCTTGATCCCGCCGGCATCGCAGCGACGGCCATGCCCTCAGGGCAATCGGAGCGAACGCGTGAAGGCGAGACGCACGCGGCCGCCGCAGGCGCGGGCGAGCGCGAGAGTGTGCTGCTCTTTGACGCCGGCTTTGCAGCGTTGCAGGCGGTTCCCCTGCGCCAGGTCGCGCGCCTCGAGGAGTTCACGAGCGCGCAACTCGAGGAGGCGGATGGGCGCCTGCTGGTCCAGTATCGCGGCGCCCTCCTGCCGGTCATTCCGGCGAATCCTGCGATGGACGTCCGGGCGCGCGACCCACGCCCCGTCGTGGTGCTCGGGAGGGACGGCCAGGCGATGGGACTCGCCGTCGATGAGATCCGCGACATCGTCGAGGAACACCTCAAGCTGGAGGCCGTCGCGCGACGTCCAGGCGTGCGCGGCGTCGGAGTGATCGGCGGGAGGGCGACCGAGGTCATCGACACGGGGCATTTCCTCGCCGCGGCGGGCCACGCGAATCAGGAGGAGCCGGCATGA